From one Gemmatimonadaceae bacterium genomic stretch:
- a CDS encoding zf-HC2 domain-containing protein has product MNHQPGKCADIEARLAEYFEGTLDGAQRSVVDAHASVCLPCGSLIRDIESIREDAVSMPGLTPSRDLWTGIESRIQSPVVSIQPKPSIRAVSRSWLAAAAMLLVASTSAVTYLATSRSLGEGGPATAGAVDNQVAATIEDASSAEPEDAGRLAASPPAVAPRSDKGGVFASSSNATELPYDGEIRRLQSALVERRTQLDPATVAVVEDNLKLIDAAVRQARAALAGDPASGFLSEQLNNVLEKKVELLRTAALLPSRS; this is encoded by the coding sequence ATGAATCACCAGCCTGGCAAATGCGCGGATATCGAGGCGAGGCTCGCCGAGTACTTCGAAGGGACGCTCGACGGGGCACAGCGATCTGTGGTGGATGCTCACGCTTCAGTCTGCCTGCCGTGTGGATCCCTGATTCGCGACATCGAAAGCATCAGGGAAGACGCGGTTTCGATGCCCGGCCTCACCCCATCGCGGGACCTCTGGACTGGAATCGAATCGCGGATCCAGTCACCGGTGGTCAGTATTCAGCCGAAGCCATCGATCCGCGCGGTCTCGCGCAGTTGGCTGGCCGCTGCAGCGATGCTGCTGGTCGCATCGACTTCTGCAGTGACCTACCTCGCTACGTCCCGGTCGCTCGGCGAGGGCGGTCCAGCCACCGCAGGAGCGGTTGATAATCAGGTCGCGGCAACCATTGAGGATGCGAGCTCCGCAGAGCCTGAAGATGCAGGGCGGCTCGCGGCATCGCCGCCGGCGGTCGCGCCGCGTTCAGATAAGGGAGGTGTGTTCGCAAGTTCCAGCAATGCGACCGAGCTTCCATATGACGGCGAAATACGGCGGTTGCAGTCTGCCCTCGTGGAAAGGAGAACGCAGCTGGACCCGGCGACCGTGGCCGTTGTGGAGGACAACCTGAAACTGATCGACGCTGCGGTGCGACAGGCGCGTGCCGCACTTGCCGGCGATCCAGCGAGCGGTTTCCTCAGTGAGCAGTTGAACAATGTGCTCGAGAAAAAAGTCGAGCTGCTTCGTACGGCCGCGCTGTTGCCGTCGCGATCGTAG
- a CDS encoding HAMP domain-containing sensor histidine kinase, with protein MMGGEAGAAPTAEITENCPLAATLARRMREDSIDLTRRWLDRIVARVQGDPNRIFPTDQLLDHVPLLIHGIAAFIENPDSIVITDAPVIAKARELGELRYNQKFDEYEVLKEYELFGGILFAFMGRIVDDIEEPCSRSELLNCAHRLYLAVALIQQATLTRYLTLVRERLHERENRLRGFNRTLSHELKNRLGAITGAAAVLELPSLSADEKERLTAVIGRNVLGMQAVLDNLMELSQLDADVRQQRHITLPRAAAEVARQLRDNAQARNVEVRISSSLPEVEVNAAAVELCLTNLVANAIKYSDMSKPERWVEVGARRTVDAGGVSGADSESAVVVEVRDNGLGVPEAKRARLFERFFRAHDDARTGADGTGLGLSIVRDTAQSLGGTAWAEFPEEGSVFAFTLPARRARDAIALEAARDATGSDS; from the coding sequence ATGATGGGGGGCGAAGCGGGAGCTGCGCCGACGGCCGAAATTACGGAAAACTGCCCGCTGGCTGCAACGCTTGCGCGTCGGATGCGGGAAGACAGTATCGATCTGACGCGGCGATGGCTCGATCGCATCGTTGCGCGGGTTCAGGGGGACCCTAACCGGATATTTCCGACTGATCAGCTGCTCGACCACGTGCCGCTGCTGATTCATGGAATAGCTGCATTCATCGAGAATCCCGACAGTATCGTCATCACGGATGCACCGGTAATCGCCAAGGCGCGTGAGCTCGGCGAACTTCGCTACAACCAGAAGTTCGATGAATACGAAGTGTTGAAAGAATATGAGCTGTTCGGCGGAATTCTGTTTGCGTTCATGGGTCGGATTGTGGACGACATCGAAGAGCCCTGCAGCAGGAGCGAGCTGCTCAACTGCGCGCACCGTCTCTACCTCGCTGTGGCTCTCATCCAGCAGGCGACGCTCACCCGTTATCTCACGCTCGTGCGCGAGCGGCTCCATGAACGGGAGAATCGCCTTCGTGGCTTCAACAGAACCTTGTCGCACGAGTTGAAGAACAGGCTCGGCGCGATTACCGGTGCGGCGGCGGTGCTGGAGCTTCCTTCGCTGAGCGCCGACGAGAAGGAGCGGCTGACCGCAGTGATCGGCCGTAACGTGCTGGGGATGCAGGCTGTGCTTGACAACCTCATGGAGCTGAGTCAGCTCGACGCGGATGTGCGACAGCAGCGGCACATCACGCTGCCACGTGCCGCGGCCGAGGTTGCGCGACAGCTTCGCGACAACGCGCAGGCGAGGAACGTCGAGGTGCGGATTTCGAGCAGCTTACCGGAGGTGGAGGTCAACGCCGCGGCGGTGGAGCTGTGCCTGACGAATCTCGTAGCGAATGCGATCAAATATTCCGACATGTCAAAACCGGAACGATGGGTCGAGGTCGGCGCGCGGCGGACGGTCGACGCTGGAGGCGTAAGCGGTGCCGACAGCGAGTCAGCAGTTGTGGTCGAAGTTCGCGACAACGGCTTGGGCGTGCCGGAAGCGAAGCGTGCGCGTCTGTTCGAGAGGTTTTTTCGTGCCCACGACGATGCCAGAACAGGCGCCGACGGGACCGGATTGGGACTGAGCATCGTGCGCGACACCGCTCAGTCGCTTGGCGGCACGGCCTGGGCCGAGTTTCCGGAGGAAGGGAGTGTCTTTGCATTCACTCTTCCCGCCCGGCGCGCCCGGGACGCCATTGCGCTGGAAGCCGCCCGCGACGCAACAGGGAGCGACAGCTAG
- a CDS encoding glycosyl hydrolase, protein MTFIIRLFFASALLFPVFAGMNPLWSQTASPGQRPDIAPAAYDTSAFAALRWREIGPFRGGRSVAVAGSRARPHEYYAGTTGGGVFKTVDGGMTWAPVTDKFFGGTVGALAVSESNPDIVYAGTGETPIRGNVSHGDGVFKSIDAGKTWTSVGLGDTRQIGRVRIHPTNPDIAYVAALGHVWGPNPERGVFKTVNGGKTWGRLLFRGDSAGAVDLILDPSNANILYATFWHAHRTPWKLVSGGSGSGIFKSVDAGLTWKDISRNAGLPAGVLGKIAITVSPARPGRLWALIEADSGGVYRSENAGATWARINSDRSLRQRAWYYTRIYADPKDTATVYALNVGMHRSTDGGKTFRPISVPHSDNHDLWIAPDDASRMINANDGGANVSFNGGRTWTAQDQATAQFYHVTTTNHFPYQVCGAQQDNSTLCGPSRANGGIDISDWYEVGGGESGYIAVRPDDPNIVYAGSYGGYLSRYDHRTGFERNINPWPDNPMGHDAADAKYRFQWTFPIVLSPHDPKTMYIGSSVVFRSTNEGQTFTPMSRDLTRNDPKTLGPSGGPITKDQTSVEYYGTVFTIAESPGTKGIIWAGSDDGLVHVTRDNGRSWKNVTPAGIPEWSRISMIEASRYAPGKAYVAANHFQMDDMRPYIYATDDYGATWRLVVGGINATEFVRVVREDPVRRGLLYAGTERGVWVSFNDGVSWQSLRKNLPIVPVHDIAVKEGDLVAGTHGRSFWIMDDLSALRQMSPEITRSAAHLFKPRDAYRATFGGGGGTGAAGGQPSGQNPASGAVVYYWLRNANQPVTLDFMDSRGAVIRTFTSAQDPVVARDSVRADSVRVARADSLKRAGVKADSSIRAELRSEDGSDDGPRRTPVPPRVPNKAGLNSFAWNLRHPDASTFENMILWAGGTQGPVTVPGTYSVRMRAGGAPQTRTFRLMKDPRSTASQAELDEQFAFLLAIRNRTSEANDAVKKIRSIKAQVTDRSAKIPTAQSAAFRQSSSVLVSQLSDAESQIYQVRNQSGQDPLNYPIRLNNKIAALAGVASSSDARPTDQTLEVFRNLSAQLDVQLGRVASAMRLLPAVNGLLQSAGLAAIVPTTTEIRGTSTR, encoded by the coding sequence GTGACCTTCATCATCCGCCTTTTCTTCGCTTCTGCACTTCTGTTTCCAGTCTTTGCCGGAATGAATCCGTTGTGGAGTCAGACTGCTTCTCCGGGTCAGCGGCCAGATATTGCCCCAGCGGCTTACGACACGTCGGCTTTCGCGGCACTCCGATGGCGCGAGATCGGGCCGTTCAGAGGCGGACGCTCCGTCGCGGTGGCCGGATCGCGGGCGAGACCGCACGAATACTATGCCGGAACCACCGGCGGCGGCGTGTTCAAGACTGTCGACGGCGGCATGACATGGGCGCCGGTCACCGACAAATTCTTCGGTGGAACCGTCGGAGCGCTCGCGGTGAGCGAATCCAATCCCGACATCGTTTACGCAGGCACAGGCGAAACACCAATCCGCGGCAACGTTTCGCATGGTGATGGAGTTTTCAAGTCGATCGACGCCGGCAAGACCTGGACTTCCGTCGGCCTTGGCGACACACGTCAGATCGGTCGCGTCCGCATCCATCCCACGAACCCGGATATTGCCTACGTTGCCGCTCTCGGGCACGTGTGGGGTCCAAACCCCGAACGCGGAGTTTTCAAGACTGTCAACGGCGGGAAAACCTGGGGCCGACTGCTTTTTCGGGGAGACTCGGCCGGGGCGGTCGACCTCATCCTCGATCCCTCGAACGCCAACATCCTGTACGCCACTTTCTGGCACGCGCATCGGACGCCATGGAAACTCGTGTCCGGTGGCTCCGGCAGCGGCATCTTCAAATCGGTCGACGCTGGGCTGACCTGGAAGGACATCAGCCGCAACGCCGGCCTTCCTGCCGGCGTGCTCGGCAAAATTGCCATCACTGTATCACCCGCCCGGCCAGGACGGCTCTGGGCATTGATCGAAGCCGACTCCGGTGGCGTGTATCGCTCCGAGAACGCAGGCGCAACGTGGGCGCGGATAAACTCTGACCGCAGTCTTCGTCAGCGCGCCTGGTACTACACGCGGATCTACGCAGACCCGAAGGATACAGCTACCGTCTACGCGCTCAACGTCGGAATGCATCGGTCGACCGACGGCGGTAAGACCTTTCGTCCCATCTCAGTGCCCCACAGCGACAATCATGACCTGTGGATTGCGCCGGATGACGCATCGCGGATGATCAACGCCAATGACGGAGGAGCGAACGTCTCGTTCAACGGCGGCCGTACGTGGACTGCGCAGGACCAGGCGACAGCGCAGTTCTACCACGTGACAACTACAAATCATTTTCCCTATCAGGTCTGTGGGGCCCAGCAGGACAATTCAACGCTCTGTGGTCCAAGCCGCGCGAACGGCGGCATCGACATTTCGGACTGGTATGAAGTGGGCGGAGGCGAGAGTGGGTACATAGCGGTTCGGCCAGACGATCCGAACATCGTCTACGCGGGTTCCTACGGCGGATATCTGTCGCGATATGACCACCGCACGGGTTTCGAGCGCAACATCAATCCATGGCCCGACAATCCGATGGGCCACGACGCTGCAGACGCGAAGTATCGTTTTCAGTGGACTTTCCCTATCGTACTCTCACCGCATGATCCCAAGACGATGTATATCGGGAGCAGCGTGGTGTTCAGATCCACCAACGAAGGGCAGACCTTTACGCCGATGAGCCGCGACCTCACGCGAAACGATCCGAAGACACTTGGGCCGTCCGGTGGCCCGATCACGAAAGACCAGACCTCGGTGGAGTATTACGGCACCGTGTTCACGATTGCCGAGTCGCCGGGGACAAAAGGTATTATCTGGGCGGGATCTGATGATGGGCTTGTTCATGTTACCCGCGACAACGGTCGAAGCTGGAAGAATGTCACGCCTGCAGGAATACCTGAGTGGAGCCGCATCTCGATGATCGAGGCGTCACGCTACGCTCCCGGCAAGGCTTACGTGGCCGCGAATCATTTTCAGATGGACGACATGCGGCCGTACATCTACGCGACGGACGATTACGGCGCGACGTGGCGTCTGGTTGTAGGCGGCATCAACGCGACTGAATTCGTACGGGTCGTGCGGGAAGACCCGGTACGCCGGGGATTGTTGTACGCGGGAACCGAGCGAGGGGTGTGGGTGAGTTTCAACGATGGTGTCTCATGGCAATCGCTCCGTAAGAATCTGCCGATAGTCCCTGTCCACGACATCGCCGTAAAAGAGGGTGATCTGGTCGCCGGTACCCACGGACGGTCGTTCTGGATCATGGACGACCTCTCGGCGTTGCGGCAGATGAGTCCCGAAATCACACGCAGCGCGGCTCATCTCTTCAAGCCGCGAGATGCCTACCGGGCTACGTTCGGCGGCGGCGGCGGTACCGGTGCTGCCGGCGGCCAGCCGTCGGGTCAGAATCCGGCATCCGGGGCAGTGGTCTATTACTGGCTCAGGAATGCCAATCAGCCCGTGACACTCGACTTCATGGATTCCCGGGGCGCAGTAATCAGAACATTTACAAGCGCGCAGGATCCGGTCGTTGCGCGCGACTCCGTTCGTGCGGACAGTGTTCGAGTCGCGCGCGCAGACAGCCTCAAACGCGCCGGTGTCAAGGCGGATTCATCGATCCGCGCGGAGTTACGAAGTGAGGATGGTTCGGACGATGGTCCGCGCCGCACACCTGTGCCTCCGAGGGTCCCCAACAAGGCGGGGCTCAACAGCTTTGCGTGGAACCTCAGACACCCTGACGCATCCACTTTTGAAAACATGATTCTCTGGGCTGGGGGAACGCAGGGCCCGGTTACAGTGCCTGGTACATATTCCGTCCGAATGCGGGCGGGCGGCGCACCGCAGACTCGCACTTTCCGGCTCATGAAAGATCCGCGGTCGACTGCAAGCCAGGCTGAGCTCGACGAGCAGTTCGCATTCCTGCTCGCCATCCGAAACCGTACCAGCGAAGCAAACGACGCGGTCAAAAAGATTCGCAGCATCAAGGCACAAGTGACGGATCGCAGCGCGAAAATACCGACGGCACAGTCGGCCGCCTTCAGACAGTCATCATCGGTACTCGTGAGCCAGCTTTCTGATGCGGAGTCGCAGATTTATCAGGTCCGAAACCAGTCGGGGCAGGACCCGCTCAACTATCCCATCAGACTTAACAACAAGATCGCCGCGCTTGCCGGCGTTGCCTCGAGCTCGGACGCTCGGCCTACCGATCAGACGCTGGAAGTGTTCCGGAATCTTTCGGCACAGCTCGACGTTCAACTGGGGCGGGTTGCTTCCGCCATGAGGCTGCTGCCGGCCGTCAACGGCCTGTTGCAGTCTGCGGGGCTGGCCGCGATTGTACCGACTACCACTGAAATCAGGGGAACGTCAACGCGATGA
- a CDS encoding class I SAM-dependent methyltransferase produces the protein MDPLVRGRLVVDVGNGGRFAYDTSLPARVIAVDVAPQMMDAITDPRIQKIVDDARDLNKFPDGSIDVLVFSLVMHHINGANLAESRATLSQNLASAHRKLEPGGQLVGL, from the coding sequence CTGGACCCGCTGGTCAGGGGCCGTCTGGTAGTCGACGTAGGAAACGGTGGGCGCTTCGCCTACGATACCTCGTTGCCGGCTCGTGTCATTGCCGTCGATGTCGCTCCACAGATGATGGACGCAATCACCGATCCCCGGATCCAGAAGATCGTTGATGATGCGCGCGACTTGAACAAGTTTCCCGATGGCTCGATCGATGTTCTTGTTTTCAGCCTGGTGATGCACCACATCAATGGCGCGAACCTGGCTGAATCGCGTGCTACCCTGAGCCAGAATCTTGCAAGCGCACACAGAAAGCTCGAACCCGGCGGGCAGCTGGTCGGGCTCTGA
- a CDS encoding DUF4097 family beta strand repeat-containing protein: MTHAMQSSLKAVIASAILCLSARVAEAQNERYLTQIDTVVTLSSQGTVDVSLLSGKVNIIGGSGSRVRVRAVSGGDNVLEFDASSTRVRLRVEHHGGTGARYRPRSRRNDGAEFDITVPQGTRVVVEALSAPVSVRGVKGEVKVETVSGSITVADASRKVTVESVSGSLDVARVVGDVRAETVSGQLGMAAVSGEIVGETVSGQIRITEARSKSVRAESVSGRVSYGGSFDPAGSYDFSSHSGSLTLSLPANAGATVRLETFSGNVDSDFPVTFGANQSRASNDSKFEFTIGNGRSSVAAKTFSGNIRIQRGASRNQPE, translated from the coding sequence TTGACACATGCAATGCAATCATCGTTGAAGGCTGTGATCGCCTCAGCAATCCTTTGCCTGAGCGCTCGCGTGGCGGAAGCTCAGAATGAGCGATACCTCACGCAGATCGATACCGTCGTGACATTGAGCAGCCAGGGCACGGTGGACGTCTCTCTGCTGTCGGGCAAGGTGAACATCATCGGTGGCAGCGGGTCACGGGTCAGAGTCCGTGCAGTAAGCGGTGGCGACAATGTTCTGGAGTTCGACGCCAGCTCGACTCGGGTGAGGTTGAGAGTCGAGCATCATGGAGGTACGGGCGCGCGCTACCGGCCCCGGAGCCGGCGGAACGATGGCGCTGAGTTCGACATCACTGTTCCTCAAGGGACGCGCGTCGTCGTCGAGGCACTTTCGGCACCGGTATCTGTTAGAGGCGTGAAGGGAGAGGTGAAAGTGGAAACCGTGAGCGGTTCCATTACTGTTGCGGATGCATCGCGCAAGGTGACGGTCGAGAGTGTTTCGGGCAGTCTCGACGTCGCCAGAGTTGTCGGCGATGTCAGGGCCGAGACTGTGAGTGGGCAGCTCGGTATGGCGGCGGTTTCGGGAGAGATCGTGGGTGAGACCGTGAGCGGGCAAATCCGCATCACTGAGGCCAGATCCAAGTCGGTCCGCGCAGAGTCGGTGAGCGGGCGGGTGAGCTACGGTGGATCGTTCGACCCGGCCGGCAGCTACGATTTTTCATCTCACTCAGGAAGTCTTACGCTGAGCCTTCCCGCCAATGCGGGTGCGACGGTGAGGCTCGAGACTTTCAGCGGAAACGTGGATAGCGACTTTCCTGTCACGTTCGGCGCGAATCAGTCGCGCGCCTCGAATGACAGCAAGTTCGAATTCACGATCGGGAATGGACGTTCAAGCGTCGCTGCCAAAACCTTCAGCGGCAATATCAGGATTCAGCGCGGTGCCAGCCGCAACCAGCCGGAGTAA
- a CDS encoding M15 family metallopeptidase has protein sequence MTRRSCRLLASVILLSGCIPFRQPTATPVNTVELPTLDDAAADSLLVDVQRLDSTLVVDLRYATTNNFTGAVLPGYEGNRAYLRAEAATALALVNADLKSQGYTLRVFDAYRPVRASEAMVDWTQRTNRPDLLRDGYIASRSRHNLGAAVDVTLVNTASGTDVDMGTRYDLFSYAAHTANARGHVARNRQLLKRAMERQGFENYDKEWWHFSYSLDDPARFDKVVR, from the coding sequence ATGACTCGAAGATCCTGCCGACTGCTGGCGAGCGTGATACTGCTTTCCGGGTGCATACCGTTCCGCCAGCCCACGGCCACGCCGGTGAATACCGTCGAGCTGCCCACCCTTGACGATGCTGCCGCCGACTCTCTGCTGGTCGATGTGCAGCGTCTCGACAGTACTCTCGTCGTCGATCTGCGGTACGCGACCACAAACAATTTTACGGGCGCAGTGCTACCCGGGTACGAGGGCAACCGGGCGTATCTTCGCGCTGAAGCGGCCACCGCGCTGGCGCTGGTGAACGCGGATCTGAAATCGCAAGGTTACACTCTCAGGGTGTTCGACGCCTATCGTCCCGTTCGTGCAAGCGAAGCGATGGTGGATTGGACGCAGCGCACCAACCGGCCGGACCTACTGCGGGATGGCTATATCGCAAGCCGAAGCCGTCACAACCTCGGCGCAGCCGTCGACGTCACACTCGTGAATACCGCATCAGGAACCGATGTCGATATGGGGACTCGTTACGACCTTTTCTCATACGCCGCTCACACCGCCAACGCGCGCGGGCATGTAGCTCGCAATCGTCAGCTGCTGAAGCGGGCGATGGAGCGACAGGGCTTCGAGAATTACGACAAGGAGTGGTGGCACTTCAGCTACTCGCTGGACGATCCGGCGCGGTTCGACAAAGTCGTCCGCTAG
- a CDS encoding GNAT family N-acetyltransferase translates to MTDEADTTPAVKHNESKSRFEANIGGDLAVASYVRDGDRMTFNHTSVPTQHEGRGIGNALAREALEFASREKVSVVPQCEFIAAYIEKHPEYQPLVSQGSSGT, encoded by the coding sequence GTGACAGACGAAGCCGACACGACTCCGGCAGTCAAGCATAACGAGAGCAAGAGCAGATTCGAGGCGAATATTGGCGGTGACCTGGCTGTTGCCAGTTATGTGCGCGATGGAGACCGAATGACTTTCAACCACACCAGCGTGCCCACACAACATGAGGGCCGTGGTATTGGCAACGCGTTGGCCCGGGAGGCGCTCGAGTTTGCGTCGCGGGAGAAAGTCAGCGTTGTACCGCAATGCGAGTTCATCGCTGCGTACATCGAGAAACACCCTGAGTACCAGCCTCTGGTCAGCCAGGGTTCTTCGGGAACATAG
- a CDS encoding M20/M25/M40 family metallo-hydrolase: protein MKSLSIVLVTLTLAAVSAQAQEIAIPHRNTSVMAALAAIKADNAWTLDQQQSICEIPAPPFKEAVRAVEYRKRFENLGFKSVRIDSEGNVIAERPGIGKGPTVMIMGHLDTVFPEGTNVAVTRTGTVMKGPGIGDDCRGLAVLLQVAKSLNVAKVRTEGTIYFVGNVGEEGEGNLRGTRHLLLKEFPGKIDFFISVDGTGLGVTSRAVGSHRYRVTYQGPGGHSYGAFGMPNPIHALGRAIAGISEIKVPASPKTTFSVGIVAGGTSVNTISPVGTMDVDMRSESVAELDRVDASIQKALRAALTSENARWPGRHPRITMKIDTIGIRPTGAQSDGAPIVRAALAAGKALGFGEPTSASSTDANLPISMGIAAITIDGGGKGMGSHSLSESYDDTDRGYLGPQWAALIVAALARVR, encoded by the coding sequence ATGAAATCGCTTTCCATTGTCCTCGTGACGCTTACCCTTGCGGCAGTCTCCGCCCAGGCTCAGGAGATTGCGATCCCGCACCGCAATACCTCGGTGATGGCTGCCCTGGCGGCGATCAAAGCCGACAATGCGTGGACGCTGGATCAACAGCAATCGATTTGCGAGATACCGGCGCCCCCGTTCAAGGAAGCAGTCAGGGCAGTTGAGTATCGCAAGAGATTCGAGAATCTCGGCTTCAAGAGCGTCAGAATCGACAGCGAAGGCAACGTGATTGCCGAACGGCCGGGTATTGGCAAGGGTCCGACGGTAATGATCATGGGCCACCTCGACACGGTGTTTCCGGAAGGAACCAACGTTGCCGTTACCCGCACGGGCACAGTCATGAAAGGCCCGGGAATCGGGGACGATTGCCGCGGGCTCGCCGTTCTGCTGCAGGTGGCAAAATCGCTGAACGTGGCGAAGGTGAGAACCGAAGGGACAATTTATTTCGTGGGAAATGTAGGCGAGGAGGGCGAGGGAAACCTTCGTGGCACCCGTCATCTGCTGCTGAAGGAATTTCCAGGTAAAATCGACTTTTTCATTTCCGTGGATGGAACGGGGCTCGGAGTGACCAGCAGAGCCGTGGGAAGTCACCGGTATCGCGTTACCTACCAGGGTCCCGGCGGTCACAGCTACGGGGCATTCGGAATGCCCAATCCGATCCATGCTCTTGGGCGAGCCATCGCCGGAATCTCGGAAATCAAGGTGCCGGCCTCGCCGAAGACGACGTTCAGTGTCGGAATTGTGGCGGGTGGTACGTCTGTCAACACGATCTCCCCGGTAGGCACCATGGACGTGGACATGCGCTCGGAGTCAGTCGCTGAGCTCGACCGCGTCGATGCCAGCATCCAGAAGGCGCTTCGCGCGGCGCTGACCAGTGAAAATGCCCGTTGGCCGGGGCGGCATCCGAGAATCACGATGAAGATCGATACGATTGGAATCAGGCCTACCGGCGCGCAGTCGGATGGAGCTCCCATCGTCCGTGCCGCGCTCGCGGCAGGCAAAGCGCTTGGATTTGGCGAGCCAACCAGCGCGAGCAGCACGGACGCCAATCTTCCGATCAGCATGGGGATTGCAGCGATAACTATCGATGGCGGCGGAAAAGGTATGGGATCCCATTCACTTTCGGAGTCATACGACGACACCGACCGCGGGTACCTCGGCCCCCAGTGGGCTGCCCTGATCGTTGCCGCACTCGCCAGAGTGAGATGA
- a CDS encoding class I SAM-dependent methyltransferase has protein sequence MTFEDHFSARAALYAAYRPGYPESLFEYLAGLTSRNNVVCDCATGSGQAAIGLNRHFGRVIAIDASRSQLRHAVREGDVAYVAARAQELPLKAGSIDLITVAQALHWFDLEQFYQEVRRIVAPGGALAVWGYGDPVLDHPALNSIVHAYNRGTVEDYWLPERMILLDQYSTVPFPFREVTVPSFTLTCRWTLSELCGYLRTWSATAAYVAARGVDPVLPVEAALAKRWGPPETRQTVEWPLCLRVGYA, from the coding sequence GTGACTTTCGAGGATCACTTCTCAGCGAGAGCAGCGCTTTACGCGGCATACAGGCCTGGCTATCCGGAATCTCTTTTCGAGTATCTCGCTGGCCTTACGTCCCGCAACAATGTCGTTTGCGACTGCGCAACGGGAAGCGGGCAAGCTGCGATCGGCCTTAACCGGCATTTCGGGCGGGTTATCGCTATCGACGCCAGCCGGAGCCAGTTGCGGCATGCAGTCCGCGAAGGCGACGTTGCTTACGTGGCAGCCCGCGCCCAGGAGCTGCCGCTGAAGGCCGGATCGATCGATCTCATCACCGTGGCCCAGGCCTTACACTGGTTTGATCTGGAACAGTTCTACCAGGAGGTTCGTCGCATTGTCGCTCCTGGTGGTGCGCTCGCGGTATGGGGATATGGCGACCCGGTGCTGGATCATCCGGCTCTGAACTCCATCGTGCACGCCTACAATCGCGGGACAGTAGAAGACTACTGGTTGCCGGAACGGATGATTCTCCTCGACCAGTACTCGACCGTGCCATTTCCATTCCGGGAAGTGACTGTACCGTCGTTCACATTGACGTGCCGATGGACCCTTTCCGAACTTTGCGGCTATCTACGGACATGGTCGGCGACGGCTGCATACGTCGCGGCCCGGGGCGTTGATCCTGTTCTGCCAGTTGAGGCAGCACTGGCAAAACGCTGGGGGCCTCCGGAGACCCGGCAAACCGTGGAGTGGCCGCTATGCCTGCGCGTTGGCTACGCGTAA
- a CDS encoding RNA polymerase sigma factor → MASALMVESSAPVDDSKDVALAASGDRRAFERLYHLHVSRVFTLCTRMCGSRIRGEELTQDVFVRSWEKLPQFRGEAAFSTWIHRIAVNIVLTDRKQEGRDRMRLVDDDIETGGSGFGVTPAFSPGYGDRMDLSAAIAGLPPGARQIFVLHDVEGYKHEEIAKLCGITSGGSKAQLHRARMLLREALSR, encoded by the coding sequence TTGGCATCTGCTCTGATGGTGGAGTCATCTGCGCCCGTTGATGACTCCAAAGACGTGGCATTGGCTGCCAGCGGGGACAGGCGCGCCTTCGAGCGACTCTACCATCTGCATGTGAGCAGGGTATTTACGCTCTGCACACGCATGTGCGGGAGCAGGATCAGAGGCGAAGAGCTAACGCAGGATGTCTTCGTAAGGAGCTGGGAAAAATTGCCGCAGTTCAGAGGTGAGGCTGCGTTCTCGACATGGATTCACAGGATCGCCGTGAACATCGTGCTCACTGACCGAAAGCAGGAAGGGCGCGACAGAATGCGGCTCGTTGACGATGATATTGAAACTGGTGGATCGGGTTTCGGCGTGACTCCTGCTTTTTCTCCGGGTTATGGGGACAGGATGGACCTCTCAGCGGCGATAGCGGGACTACCGCCGGGAGCAAGACAGATTTTCGTGCTTCACGACGTCGAAGGGTACAAGCACGAGGAGATCGCAAAGTTATGCGGGATAACATCGGGCGGCAGCAAGGCGCAGCTTCATCGGGCGCGGATGCTTTTAAGGGAGGCACTTTCACGATGA